In the genome of Pangasianodon hypophthalmus isolate fPanHyp1 chromosome 23, fPanHyp1.pri, whole genome shotgun sequence, one region contains:
- the tpd52 gene encoding tumor protein D52 isoform X3, translating to MEDYEQGAQRPDSIPEVGEDAAGTVQPASDTALTEEEQEELRSELVKVEEEIQTLTQVLASKERHLAEIKRKLGITPFNELKQNLSRSWQEVTTSTAYKRTSETLSQAGQKATAAFSSVGSAISRKLEDVSIRSIQHSTSMPVMRNTPTFKSFEEKVESLKTKVSPTASSTELGVESESTPSAEPVAEQPDGTTVLAPEPH from the exons GTGCTCAGAGACCAGACTCCATCCCAGAAGTGGGGGAAGATGCAGCGGGCACAGTGCAGCCCGCCTCTGACACAGCCCTTACTGAGGAGGAACAAGAGGAGCTACGCAGTGAACTGGTGAAG GTGGAGGAGGAAATCCAGACTCTTACTCAAGTGCTGGCTTCCAAGGAGAGGCACTTGGCTGAGATCAAGCGGAAGCTGGGTATCACTCCATTCAACGAGCTCAAGCAGAACCTGAGCAGGAGCTGGCAGGAAGTCACTACATCCACAGC GTATAAGAGGACCTCAGAAACGCTGAGCCAAGCTGGCCAGAAAGCCACAGCAGCATTCTCCAGTGTGGGTTCAGCCATCAGCAGAAAGCTAGAGGATGTCAG TATACGCTCCATACAACACTCCACTAGCATGCCTGTGATGAG GAACACTCCCACCTTCAAGTCATTTGAGGAGAAAGTGGAGAGTTTAAAG ACCAAGGTGAGCCCCACTGCATCATCCACCGAGCTTGGGGTTGAGTCAGAATCGACGCCGAGTGCAGAGCCGGTGGCTGAGCAGCCCGACGGGACGACTGTCCTGGCTCCAGAACCACACTGA
- the tpd52 gene encoding tumor protein D52 isoform X5, with the protein MDPTEEYVSPFCFEQGLNTNYLYLSPKESFTPPSSPALPCRGAQRPDSIPEVGEDAAGTVQPASDTALTEEEQEELRSELVKVEEEIQTLTQVLASKERHLAEIKRKLGITPFNELKQNLSRSWQEVTTSTAYKRTSETLSQAGQKATAAFSSVGSAISRKLEDVRSPAGHAADSPFL; encoded by the exons ATGGATCCCACGGAGGAATATGTGTCTCCTTTCTGTTTTGAGCAAGGGCTTAACACCAACTACCTTTATTTGTCCCCTAAAGAAAGCTTCACTCCACCCAGCTCACCGGCACTGCCATGCAGAG GTGCTCAGAGACCAGACTCCATCCCAGAAGTGGGGGAAGATGCAGCGGGCACAGTGCAGCCCGCCTCTGACACAGCCCTTACTGAGGAGGAACAAGAGGAGCTACGCAGTGAACTGGTGAAG GTGGAGGAGGAAATCCAGACTCTTACTCAAGTGCTGGCTTCCAAGGAGAGGCACTTGGCTGAGATCAAGCGGAAGCTGGGTATCACTCCATTCAACGAGCTCAAGCAGAACCTGAGCAGGAGCTGGCAGGAAGTCACTACATCCACAGC GTATAAGAGGACCTCAGAAACGCTGAGCCAAGCTGGCCAGAAAGCCACAGCAGCATTCTCCAGTGTGGGTTCAGCCATCAGCAGAAAGCTAGAGGATGTCAG ATCTCCAGCTGGCCATGCTGCTGATTCACCGTTCCTCTAG
- the tpd52 gene encoding tumor protein D52 isoform X2 yields MDPTEEYVSPFCFEQGLNTNYLYLSPKESFTPPSSPALPCRGAQRPDSIPEVGEDAAGTVQPASDTALTEEEQEELRSELVKVEEEIQTLTQVLASKERHLAEIKRKLGITPFNELKQNLSRSWQEVTTSTAYKRTSETLSQAGQKATAAFSSVGSAISRKLEDVRNTPTFKSFEEKVESLKTKVSPTASSTELGVESESTPSAEPVAEQPDGTTVLAPEPH; encoded by the exons ATGGATCCCACGGAGGAATATGTGTCTCCTTTCTGTTTTGAGCAAGGGCTTAACACCAACTACCTTTATTTGTCCCCTAAAGAAAGCTTCACTCCACCCAGCTCACCGGCACTGCCATGCAGAG GTGCTCAGAGACCAGACTCCATCCCAGAAGTGGGGGAAGATGCAGCGGGCACAGTGCAGCCCGCCTCTGACACAGCCCTTACTGAGGAGGAACAAGAGGAGCTACGCAGTGAACTGGTGAAG GTGGAGGAGGAAATCCAGACTCTTACTCAAGTGCTGGCTTCCAAGGAGAGGCACTTGGCTGAGATCAAGCGGAAGCTGGGTATCACTCCATTCAACGAGCTCAAGCAGAACCTGAGCAGGAGCTGGCAGGAAGTCACTACATCCACAGC GTATAAGAGGACCTCAGAAACGCTGAGCCAAGCTGGCCAGAAAGCCACAGCAGCATTCTCCAGTGTGGGTTCAGCCATCAGCAGAAAGCTAGAGGATGTCAG GAACACTCCCACCTTCAAGTCATTTGAGGAGAAAGTGGAGAGTTTAAAG ACCAAGGTGAGCCCCACTGCATCATCCACCGAGCTTGGGGTTGAGTCAGAATCGACGCCGAGTGCAGAGCCGGTGGCTGAGCAGCCCGACGGGACGACTGTCCTGGCTCCAGAACCACACTGA
- the tpd52 gene encoding tumor protein D52 isoform X4, whose protein sequence is MDPTEEYVSPFCFEQGLNTNYLYLSPKESFTPPSSPALPCRGAQRPDSIPEVGEDAAGTVQPASDTALTEEEQEELRSELVKVEEEIQTLTQVLASKERHLAEIKRKLGITPFNELKQNLSRSWQEVTTSTAYKRTSETLSQAGQKATAAFSSVGSAISRKLEDVSIRSIQHSTSMPVMR, encoded by the exons ATGGATCCCACGGAGGAATATGTGTCTCCTTTCTGTTTTGAGCAAGGGCTTAACACCAACTACCTTTATTTGTCCCCTAAAGAAAGCTTCACTCCACCCAGCTCACCGGCACTGCCATGCAGAG GTGCTCAGAGACCAGACTCCATCCCAGAAGTGGGGGAAGATGCAGCGGGCACAGTGCAGCCCGCCTCTGACACAGCCCTTACTGAGGAGGAACAAGAGGAGCTACGCAGTGAACTGGTGAAG GTGGAGGAGGAAATCCAGACTCTTACTCAAGTGCTGGCTTCCAAGGAGAGGCACTTGGCTGAGATCAAGCGGAAGCTGGGTATCACTCCATTCAACGAGCTCAAGCAGAACCTGAGCAGGAGCTGGCAGGAAGTCACTACATCCACAGC GTATAAGAGGACCTCAGAAACGCTGAGCCAAGCTGGCCAGAAAGCCACAGCAGCATTCTCCAGTGTGGGTTCAGCCATCAGCAGAAAGCTAGAGGATGTCAG TATACGCTCCATACAACACTCCACTAGCATGCCTGTGATGAGGTAa
- the tpd52 gene encoding tumor protein D52 isoform X1, which translates to MDPTEEYVSPFCFEQGLNTNYLYLSPKESFTPPSSPALPCRGAQRPDSIPEVGEDAAGTVQPASDTALTEEEQEELRSELVKVEEEIQTLTQVLASKERHLAEIKRKLGITPFNELKQNLSRSWQEVTTSTAYKRTSETLSQAGQKATAAFSSVGSAISRKLEDVSIRSIQHSTSMPVMRNTPTFKSFEEKVESLKTKVSPTASSTELGVESESTPSAEPVAEQPDGTTVLAPEPH; encoded by the exons ATGGATCCCACGGAGGAATATGTGTCTCCTTTCTGTTTTGAGCAAGGGCTTAACACCAACTACCTTTATTTGTCCCCTAAAGAAAGCTTCACTCCACCCAGCTCACCGGCACTGCCATGCAGAG GTGCTCAGAGACCAGACTCCATCCCAGAAGTGGGGGAAGATGCAGCGGGCACAGTGCAGCCCGCCTCTGACACAGCCCTTACTGAGGAGGAACAAGAGGAGCTACGCAGTGAACTGGTGAAG GTGGAGGAGGAAATCCAGACTCTTACTCAAGTGCTGGCTTCCAAGGAGAGGCACTTGGCTGAGATCAAGCGGAAGCTGGGTATCACTCCATTCAACGAGCTCAAGCAGAACCTGAGCAGGAGCTGGCAGGAAGTCACTACATCCACAGC GTATAAGAGGACCTCAGAAACGCTGAGCCAAGCTGGCCAGAAAGCCACAGCAGCATTCTCCAGTGTGGGTTCAGCCATCAGCAGAAAGCTAGAGGATGTCAG TATACGCTCCATACAACACTCCACTAGCATGCCTGTGATGAG GAACACTCCCACCTTCAAGTCATTTGAGGAGAAAGTGGAGAGTTTAAAG ACCAAGGTGAGCCCCACTGCATCATCCACCGAGCTTGGGGTTGAGTCAGAATCGACGCCGAGTGCAGAGCCGGTGGCTGAGCAGCCCGACGGGACGACTGTCCTGGCTCCAGAACCACACTGA